The Montipora foliosa isolate CH-2021 chromosome 1, ASM3666993v2, whole genome shotgun sequence DNA segment gcctattcgtaAGCCCTCAGATGAAGGTTTCAGCTGAACTAGTAATTGAAGGATTTAGTAGTATAAGAAAATCATATGATGAACAAAGCGGCTTCTCCCTTACATTCAATTGTATTTTTCTCCGGCATTGTTTTAGATTATGGACAGATGAATAGGAAAATACTTTAATAAGGCATCGGATCCTTAGCCACTGATGCGTCATCTTCTAAGCGAGTTAAGGCCTGATTTATGTGAAATCATTCGGTCGTCCCATACGAATCCGGCCGAATTAGTAAAAAGGCTTTAAAACAATGGCAGACCACAATTTGATTATAAGTATGTACCTGGAATTTTTAATTATGGATGCAAGACGAACAAATAAGACCGTGACATCGAACCAACTTATTCCATTATTTACTTGAACATTCTAGCTGGAGTTCATGCATATAGAAGTTTCCAAAGGTGGTTGTAATTTGATAAATAGGTTTCCCAATATATTTTAAAAGTCTCACACGAATGCCTTGTAAGCAAAATAATCGGAATCAATGATGTTTGAACCTTATAGGTCCActtgaaagtttttttccgaTTTTCTCACgtaatgaaataaatctcaGTTGCGCCAAACCTTAATATGCTTCTCTTTCCCTGCTTAATGAGTTTTTCTTCCTTTTACTTGCAAATGCAGGAAAAATGAGCAACAGGAAATTATTTTGAAACATTTCTAATTGTCTGACATTTCATGACTTGTCATAGCCGATAAGAATGTTTATGACATTTGCAGCTGTTTCTTTGAACCATATTTATTCAAGAAGTGATTCACTTCTGCTTGCACTCTGCTCTTTTTGAAAAGTCCAACTTCAGGTATTTATCTCAATTCATCACAAGAAATTTCTATGCTATGTTATTTGTACCCCTTCTTTTTTTATAAGGAACTTTTAGTCTAGCTAAGCTAAAAAGTACACAAAATGTAAAGGAAAACAGAAGGAAACATTTGAACGTGTCGCGTTTACGCTAGAAGATACATGGCCGACTACAGTCGTTTATATTTAGAAGAAATAGAGCCAGGAGGACCAACGGGCTACGGACCAGGCAAAACGGGTTCACTATTTGTACGTGTTGTTTTTTCCATCTCATGTCTATAATTCAAATGCGTTTGCAATCCACAAAGGCTCATAGGTTGCTAATTCAGCTTGCAGATCCATGGTTGATAGCGGCTTCGCCCATTACCAATTGAGCTTTCTGACCTCAGACCCAAAGCTGTAGCAAGCGCGAATTCTTGTTCATTATTATAATTAGTTGGAGCGAGTTGATGAATTTTGAGTTCTCTGAGGTacatatttgaagtgtgggaaCTCAACCATTGGTGGAGGCACTGTGACTAAATAACGATAATAAACAGTGCGAATTGATTCTACAGGGATTGAGTGTGCCGagttgaaaaatgaactttgtTTCAGGTTTTCGCGGCTTCCGTGTTTCCTTGGTGTAAGGAAAAGACAGCATACTGTCACGTTACGAGTGGAGTGGCTCACACGGTTGAAATGGCGCGCAATGGCTTTTCAtgcatttttgttattattttagtATCACAAAGATGgtcgtgggggggggggggggtactacgactactactactactactactactactactactactactactactactactactactactactactactactgctgctgcttctgctgctaataataataataataataattataataataacaataataataataaagcccTCTATCGACAACCATTTACAAGAACATACATCATGGCTTTATATATAGTTACAAGTAACAAATTTAACTAAATGAATAAAAACTGTTACAATAACAATATCAATTTAAACCTATTTTAAAAAGAGCTAAAACGGATTATAATAGTAATCACAGAACATTAAATAAACAGCGATTAAGAAAAATCTTCTTGTAGCGTTAAGTTTTAATCTTCGGGAAAATATGAGGTTGACCACGCGCACGTAAAACTCTAGAGCGATGTGAAAGTAATAACTCGGAGACTGCACTGTCTTTCTTAATGCAAACTTGTGATATTCCTTATTTTGGATAGTCCTCGTTTCCTGTTTACTGTTCCacatttcttcattttcctttctttatttaAATCCTCTAAGTCAATGTTGATCTAAGTTGATTATTTTTTTGATGAAAGATGTTGGCCATTGCGCGTCATCGCTTCATAGGCAGACCAATAAGACTCTGTCGACCGCTCGTGAGCGCCAGGCTTTCAAAATACTGTATAAAACCATTTCGGTCTCTCTTCGTTCGTTCTGGCGCTCCCCAACTAGGTTGGTAGGGGCTCCGCCACGTGCCGTTCAAGTATCGGTCTTGCAGTGTTCTTGGTCTCTCCATGCGCCGGGATTTTGGGACAAAGAGAAACAGTTCACAGTATAATTACATCTTGAAAAAACAATGTTAAGTGTCTTTTATACTATACATCATCAAATTTGTAAATCAGAAACTGGATATAAATCTACACCAGTTTTCGTGGTCATAGAACGCTTTCATTTATTATACTTCTATAACCTTGAAATCGGCCCCAGTGTGAGCTATCAATAACTTCTTGTTGTCGAAGCAACGAAAACTTTGCAGTTCGAGAGCCTTCATGCTTGACTCTTCTTCCAAACACCTTTTTGATCTCGACGGTACCAGATACAATCTTAGAGGGGGTCCATGTTAGTCGTGAATACCTATTGCCGCGGTGTTAATTTTACCTGACTATACTGCTTTCCTATTGGCTAGTGGCCTCAGGAATTATTAacaattttacaattattttccaTGCAGACCGTGACAAGTATGGTGGGCATGGATCTATCGAAAATCGCTTGGATTTTGTCCTTTGGAGTGGTTGCAGCTTTAGCAATTTTTGGAAACGCACTAACCATCGTCATATTTGTGAAGAAACTAAAACGCAGGCGGCCCCAATTTCCCCTCATAAGTTTGGCTGTGGCAGACCTTATGGTTGGAGCAATAACAGTTCCTCTTTTTATCGTCACATATTGGATCACGAAAATTCAATACGTCTTTTTAGTCGCCACCCTAGACTGGACTGACATGTTCTCTGGTTTTGCCTCGATTTTCACTTTAACGGTGATCGCATTGGAGCGATTGTTTGCCATTGGTTGGCCTTTTCGTCACCGAGCACTAAGCAGCAAAGCTTACGTAGTTGCTATAGCAACACCATGGATCCTAGCCTTTACCCTAGCATGGATCGCAACTATATTCAACCACGTGATTGACCAACGCATTCCCTTTCTAGTCCTTATCTCTGTATTCCTATTTGCACCCATTATTCTGACCTGTGCTACCTACCCTCTGCTCTGGATTAAAGAAATGTCTCGATGTAGAAAGACCCGTGCAATTCGAGATGCAAGAGATTTTAAGCTGGCAAAAACTGTAGCGTTGATAACGGGAGTATTTCTTGTTACCTGGCTTCCATTTCAGATATTTTGGTTGATCATTAACCTATGTATTTCGTGTAGGGAATTATCCCCAGTGCTGGGCACGATCTTCAAACTTCTCCAATACGGAAACTCGGTGGTCAACATACTAATTTATTCTTTTAGAATCGCTGAATATAGATCAGCTCTTTTGGAAATATTACGTTGTTGTAAATGTTCTTGCCAACAACATCAGATTCAATTTGGCTTGTCGTCGAGCGTGTCTCTTATTGCTATGACGACCTCAGCAGACATTCAGGCAATAAACTCCAATGATTATCCGCAAACAACACGTCTTTAAAAAGATTTTGAGGCCAAGACAAAATTGTCTTCTACTGTACATGGCTCAGAGGACGTTGTTTCAAATTACAAGCTTGCGTTAACGTTGTTGTTTCGTGTAaatattgataatgataataactttattaaagtCCCAAGCAAAAGGCTACGGCTCGACTATAATTCTGATAAATTGCAGGATAAAATCAAGTCACATGAAATTACAGTGGgtcaaatcaaatgtttgtACTGTTGACGAGAGGGGAAAGACTGGAGAACCTCTTGAAATTTAAACTGTCTGTCCATTACTTAAGTTATAAAGTGGGTGCGCAAAATTTTTGATTTGGTAAAAATCCAATCATCAGTGATCTTTTAAAgcaggaaaataaacaaatggTTTGGTGCATGACCAAGCCGGTGATATAGGTTATgggtttatttttaattttattttttcaacacAAAGTTTTCTGACGTGAAATGTAGAACAGACTATCTCGGTGGTGA contains these protein-coding regions:
- the LOC137979934 gene encoding adenosine receptor A2a-like codes for the protein MVGMDLSKIAWILSFGVVAALAIFGNALTIVIFVKKLKRRRPQFPLISLAVADLMVGAITVPLFIVTYWITKIQYVFLVATLDWTDMFSGFASIFTLTVIALERLFAIGWPFRHRALSSKAYVVAIATPWILAFTLAWIATIFNHVIDQRIPFLVLISVFLFAPIILTCATYPLLWIKEMSRCRKTRAIRDARDFKLAKTVALITGVFLVTWLPFQIFWLIINLCISCRELSPVLGTIFKLLQYGNSVVNILIYSFRIAEYRSALLEILRCCKCSCQQHQIQFGLSSSVSLIAMTTSADIQAINSNDYPQTTRL